The following proteins are encoded in a genomic region of Sesamum indicum cultivar Zhongzhi No. 13 linkage group LG8, S_indicum_v1.0, whole genome shotgun sequence:
- the LOC105169600 gene encoding uncharacterized protein LOC105169600 has translation MGHLKNFEPQRRQLSPGKAQSLLKEEIVQLQKELEGQTVVRSALEKAMNCQPLLDDPAYKSLSQPVENLIKDIAMLELEVIYLEKYLLSMYRRSFAKRLSTLPTADERPRTNAETHNQTSSSEVAKSNLESVNENSVIRCSTVVPHDDSAIMFSTKCNDIMGAETLIDTGIDRSQSSLSHRSACSFRTSPPFEAVAEAVDAYHSLPLSMLERIQDCTSDANLAENLGSSFPDRVRETPNWLSEEMIKCISTIYCHLSDPPLFARGLNSTSHSSPPSKFSPRRHHDIPGLSSEENLSFYSWLNNPFHVDASKEFSGTFFTMVEVQGICRDSTRLHAVQDLLQSYRSLISRLAQVDPGKLKHEEKLAFWINVHNALVMHAFLVYGIPRGNLKRISLALKAAYNIGGHTVNVDTIQSSILGCRLPRPTQWLHSLFFPKTKFKAGDPRKAYAVKHPEPRLHFALCSGCQSDPAVRSYTPKKVFQELEMAKEEYIQMNIKLHKEQRLLIPKNVEYFIKETGLSPSGVAEMLEQSMPDSMKNNFHQPQQGKFWKKLEWIPHNFTFRFLLSNELVS, from the exons ATGGGGCACTTGAAGAACTTTGAACCTCAGAGGAGACAACTGTCCCCAGGCAAGGCTCAAAGTTTGTTGAAAGAGGAG ATCGTGCAGCTTCAGAAAGAACTAGAGGGTCAAACTGTGGTACGGTCTGCACTAGAGAAAGCAATGAATTGCCAGCCTCTCTTGGATGATCCCGCATATAAATCACTTTCTCAG CCTGTTGAGAATCTCATCAAAGATATTGCTATGTTGGAGTTGGAAGTTATATATTTGGAGAAATATCTTCTATCGATGTACCGCAGAAGTTTTGCCAAAAGGCTGTCTACTTTGCCTACAGCAGATGAAAGACCAAGAACCAATGCTGAAACTCATAATCAGACGTCTTCTTCGGAAGTTGCCAAATCTAATTTAGAATCAGTGAACGAAAATTCAGTCATTAGATGTAGTACCGTTGTGCCACATGATGATTCAGCGATCATGTTTTCTACAAAATGCAACGACATTATGGGAGCAGAAACACTGATTGACACAGGTATAGACAGAAGCCAGTCATCACTATCTCACCGTTCAGCTTGTTCCTTCAGAACTTCACCTCCATTCGAAGCTGTGGCTGAAGCTGTAGATGCATATCATTCTCTACCTTTATCAATGCTGGAG CGGATACAGGACTGTACATCTGATGCTAATCTGGCAGAGAATCTTGGTTCTAGTTTCCCTGATCGTGTTCGGGAAACACCCAACTGGCTTTCGGAGGAGATGATCAAATGCATATCGACCATATATTGTCATCTGTCTGACCCTCCTCTGTTTGCTCGAGGTCTCAATTCTACTTCACACTCATCACCACCAAGTAAATTTTCCCCAAGAAGACATCATGATATCCCCGGCCTGTCAAGTGAAGAAAATTTGTCTTTCTATTCATGGCTTAACAACCCTTTCCATGTTGACGCATCAAAAGAATTTTCTGGAACTTTCTTCACAATGGTTGAGGTACAAGGCATCTGTAGAGATTCCACGAGGCTACATGCTGTTCAAGACTTGCTACAAAGTTACAG ATCTCTTATTTCTAGGTTGGCGCAAGTTGATCCAGGGAAATTAAAGCATGAAGAGAAATTGGCATTCTGGATTAATGTTCACAATGCACTAGTAATGCAT GCATTTCTGGTTTACGGAATCCCACGAGGAAATTTGAAGAGGATCTCATTAGCCCTGAAG GCCGCATACAACATTGGAGGCCATACGGTAAATGTGGACACAATTCAGAGTTCTATTCTAGGATGCCGGTTGCCTCGTCCAACTCAG TGGCTGCACTCATTGTTCTTCCCCAAGACAAAGTTTAAAGCTGGAGACCCTCGGAAGGCATATGCAGTAAAGCACCCAGAGCCTCGATTACATTTCGCCCTTTGTTCAGGGTGCCAATCAGATCCAGCA GTCCGGTCATATACTCCCAAAAAAGTGTTCCAGGAGCTAGAAATGGCAAAAGAAGAGTACATTCAAATGAATATAAAGTTACATAAAGAACAAAGATTACTCATACCGAAGAATGTCGAATATTTCATAAAGGAGACAGGCTTATCTCCATCAGGTGTAGCAGAAATGCTTGAGCAATCAATGCCCGACTCCATGAAAAACAATTTTCACCAGCCTCAGCAAGGAAAATTCTGGAAAAAGTTGGAGTGGATCCCTCACAACTTCACCTTCCGTTTCCTACTCTCAAATGAACTAGTCAGCTGA
- the LOC105169601 gene encoding probable E3 ubiquitin-protein ligase ARI2 isoform X1: protein MEDDYYLSGGSEEEDDYYPSDREAESLDGLENEESDAQWATSKAPSSKVITKESLLAAQREDLRRVMELLSVREHHARTLLIHYRWDVEKLIAVYVEKGKSCMFSEAGVSVIELVDLDPPESSSTLMCNICMDDVLAKDVTKMDCGHCFCNNCWTEHFVVKINEGQSKRIRCMAHKCNAICDEGIIRKLVSVRHPDLAEKFDRFLLESYIEDNKMVKWCPSIPHCGNAIRVENDEFCEVECSCGLQFCFSCLSEAHSPCSCLMWELWTKKCRDESETVNWITVHTKPCPKCHKPVEKNGGCNLVSCICGQAFCWLCGGATGRDHTWSHIANHSCGRYKEDGEKKAERAKRDLYRYMHYHNRYKAHTDSFKQESRLRETIKEKVSHLEARDSKLRDFSWITNGLCRLFRSRRALSYSYPFAFYMFGEDLFKDEMTKKESEIKQHLFEDQQQQLESNVEKLSKFLEEPFDEYSEEQIMQIRMQVINLSVITDSLCKKMYECIENDLLGSLQYTIHIIAPYQSKGIAKAEELTWSAQANSNNKCQKISNQATGDLIEIGKASASGTSDESTQLSRKRPRKGSSAGSMFDLNLPAEVHQPNT, encoded by the exons ATGGAGGATGATTATTACTTAAGCGGCGGAAGCGAAGAGGAAGATGATTACTACCCATCCGATCGGGAAGCGGAATCGCTCGACGGACTCGAGAATGAAGAGTCTGATGCTCAGTGGGCCACATCCAAAGCCCCTTCTTCCAAG GTAATCACAAAAGAATCTCTGTTGGCTGCTCAG AGAGAAGATTTGCGTAGGGTTATGGAATTGCTATCAGTTAGAGAACACCATGCCAGAACTCTTCTCATTCATTACCGTTGGGATGTTGAGAAATTGATTGCCGTTTATGTTGAGAAGGGGAAATCTTGCATGTTTTCTGAAGCAGGTGTTTCTGTGATTGAACTTGTTGACCTCGATCCACCAGAATCTTCCTCTACATTAATGTGCAATATTTGTATGGATGATGTGCTTGCAAAGGATGTGACAAAAATGGACTGTGGACACTGCTTTTGCAACAATT GTTGGACAGAGCATTTTgttgtcaaaataaatgagGGGCAAAGCAAGAGGATCAGGTGTATGGCCCATAAATGTAATGCTATCTGTGATGAAGGTATTATCAGGAAGCTAGTTAGTGTAAGACATCCTGATTTAGCAGAGAAATTTGACCGATTTCTTCTTGAGTCGTACATTGAAGATAACAAAATGGTTAAATGGTGTCCTAGTATACCCCACTGCGGGAATGCAATACGggtagaaaatgatgaattctGTGAGGTAGAATGTTCCTGTGGTTTACAGTTCTGTTTCAGTTGCTTATCAGAAGCCCATTCACCTTGTTCATGCTTGATGTGGGAGCTGTGGACCAAGAAATGTCGTGATGAATCTGAGACAGTCAATTGGATTACTGTACATACAAAGCCTTGTCCTAAGTGTCACAAACCAGTCGAGAAGAATGGTGGTTGCAACCTAGTCAGTTGCATATGTGGGCAAGCATTTTG TTGGCTATGTGGTGGAGCTACAGGCCGAGATCATACCTGGTCACACATTGCTAATCATAGCTGTGGCCGTTATAAAGAAGATGGTGAGAAGAAGGCTGAGCGTGCAAAGCGAGACCTCTATAGGTACATGCATTATCATAATCGCTATAAGGCTCATACAGACTCCTTTAAGCAGGAATCTAGACTGAGGGAAACCATAAAGGAAAAAGTATCACATTTGGAAGCAAGGGACTCAAAGTTAAGAGACTTCAGCTGGATTACAAATGGGCTCTGCCGGCTCTTCAGATCAAGACGAGCTCTCTCGTATTCATATCCTTTTGCATTCTACATGTTTGGAGAGGACTTGTTTAAGGATGAGATGACCAAAAAGGAAAGTGAAATAAAGCAGCACTTGTTTGAGgaccagcagcagcagcttgAGTCAAACGTTGAGAAGCTATCCAAATTTCTTGAGGAGCCATTTGATGAGTATTCTGAGGAACAAATCATGCAAATAAGGATGCAAGTTATTAATCTCTCTGTAATCACAGATAGCCTCTGCAAGAAAAT GTATGAGTGTATCGAGAATGACTTATTGGGTTCACTTCAATATACAATTCACATCATAGCTCCATACCAGTCAAAAGGCATTGCAAAGGCAGAGGAGCTGACTTGGAGTGCTCAAGCAAACAGCAATAATAAATGTCAGAAGATATCTAATCAGGCCACTG GAGACCTGATAGAAATAGGAAAAGCATCGGCTTCCGGGACTTCGGATGAGAGCACACAGTTATCAAGGAAGCGTCCTAGAAAAGGAAGTTCTGCAGGCAGTATGTTTGATCTCAACTTGCCTGCAGAGGTTCACCAACCAAATACCTAA
- the LOC105169601 gene encoding probable E3 ubiquitin-protein ligase ARI1 isoform X2, giving the protein MEDDYYLSGGSEEEDDYYPSDREAESLDGLENEESDAQWATSKAPSSKVITKESLLAAQREDLRRVMELLSVREHHARTLLIHYRWDVEKLIAVYVEKGKSCMFSEAGVSVIELVDLDPPESSSTLMCNICMDDVLAKDVTKMDCGHCFCNNCWTEHFVVKINEGQSKRIRCMAHKCNAICDEGIIRKLVSVRHPDLAEKFDRFLLESYIEDNKMVKWCPSIPHCGNAIRVENDEFCEVECSCGLQFCFSCLSEAHSPCSCLMWELWTKKCRDESETVNWITVHTKPCPKCHKPVEKNGGCNLVSCICGQAFCWLCGGATGRDHTWSHIANHSCGRYKEDGEKKAERAKRDLYRYMHYHNRYKAHTDSFKQESRLRETIKEKVSHLEARDSKLRDFSWITNGLCRLFRSRRALSYSYPFAFYMFGEDLFKDEMTKKESEIKQHLFEDQQQQLESNVEKLSKFLEEPFDEYSEEQIMQIRMQVINLSVITDSLCKKMYECIENDLLGSLQYTIHIIAPYQSKGIAKAEELTWSAQANSNNKCQKISNQATEGYFQCAL; this is encoded by the exons ATGGAGGATGATTATTACTTAAGCGGCGGAAGCGAAGAGGAAGATGATTACTACCCATCCGATCGGGAAGCGGAATCGCTCGACGGACTCGAGAATGAAGAGTCTGATGCTCAGTGGGCCACATCCAAAGCCCCTTCTTCCAAG GTAATCACAAAAGAATCTCTGTTGGCTGCTCAG AGAGAAGATTTGCGTAGGGTTATGGAATTGCTATCAGTTAGAGAACACCATGCCAGAACTCTTCTCATTCATTACCGTTGGGATGTTGAGAAATTGATTGCCGTTTATGTTGAGAAGGGGAAATCTTGCATGTTTTCTGAAGCAGGTGTTTCTGTGATTGAACTTGTTGACCTCGATCCACCAGAATCTTCCTCTACATTAATGTGCAATATTTGTATGGATGATGTGCTTGCAAAGGATGTGACAAAAATGGACTGTGGACACTGCTTTTGCAACAATT GTTGGACAGAGCATTTTgttgtcaaaataaatgagGGGCAAAGCAAGAGGATCAGGTGTATGGCCCATAAATGTAATGCTATCTGTGATGAAGGTATTATCAGGAAGCTAGTTAGTGTAAGACATCCTGATTTAGCAGAGAAATTTGACCGATTTCTTCTTGAGTCGTACATTGAAGATAACAAAATGGTTAAATGGTGTCCTAGTATACCCCACTGCGGGAATGCAATACGggtagaaaatgatgaattctGTGAGGTAGAATGTTCCTGTGGTTTACAGTTCTGTTTCAGTTGCTTATCAGAAGCCCATTCACCTTGTTCATGCTTGATGTGGGAGCTGTGGACCAAGAAATGTCGTGATGAATCTGAGACAGTCAATTGGATTACTGTACATACAAAGCCTTGTCCTAAGTGTCACAAACCAGTCGAGAAGAATGGTGGTTGCAACCTAGTCAGTTGCATATGTGGGCAAGCATTTTG TTGGCTATGTGGTGGAGCTACAGGCCGAGATCATACCTGGTCACACATTGCTAATCATAGCTGTGGCCGTTATAAAGAAGATGGTGAGAAGAAGGCTGAGCGTGCAAAGCGAGACCTCTATAGGTACATGCATTATCATAATCGCTATAAGGCTCATACAGACTCCTTTAAGCAGGAATCTAGACTGAGGGAAACCATAAAGGAAAAAGTATCACATTTGGAAGCAAGGGACTCAAAGTTAAGAGACTTCAGCTGGATTACAAATGGGCTCTGCCGGCTCTTCAGATCAAGACGAGCTCTCTCGTATTCATATCCTTTTGCATTCTACATGTTTGGAGAGGACTTGTTTAAGGATGAGATGACCAAAAAGGAAAGTGAAATAAAGCAGCACTTGTTTGAGgaccagcagcagcagcttgAGTCAAACGTTGAGAAGCTATCCAAATTTCTTGAGGAGCCATTTGATGAGTATTCTGAGGAACAAATCATGCAAATAAGGATGCAAGTTATTAATCTCTCTGTAATCACAGATAGCCTCTGCAAGAAAAT GTATGAGTGTATCGAGAATGACTTATTGGGTTCACTTCAATATACAATTCACATCATAGCTCCATACCAGTCAAAAGGCATTGCAAAGGCAGAGGAGCTGACTTGGAGTGCTCAAGCAAACAGCAATAATAAATGTCAGAAGATATCTAATCAGGCCACTG AGGGTTACTTTCAGTGTGCTTTGTGA
- the LOC105169602 gene encoding methyltransferase-like protein 13 isoform X1, with protein MDLSEAQKPDVAPATASAYLDPNYWDRRFEQEEHYEWFKDYSYFRHLILQYVKPNSAVLEVGCGNSQLSEELYRDGITELTCIDLSSIAVEKMKQRLLSKGYKEIKVLEADMLDLPFGDECFDVVVEKGTMDVLFVDSGDPWNPEPATVSKVMAMLEGIQRVLKPHGIFISITFGQPHFRRPFFNAAAFTWSVEWRTFGDGFHYFFYILKKFNPSQYGHQTRNDLQFGLASRFAFTLIGGEKMGKECWALKPCIKINKPTP; from the exons ATGGATTTATCAGAGGCCCAGAAACCGGACGTCGCTCCGGCCACTGCTTCCGCATACCTCGATCCCAATTACTG GGATCGGAGGTTTGAGCAAGAAGAGCATTACGAGTGGTTCAAAGACTATTCTTATTTCCGTCACCTCATTCTTCAATACGTTAAACCCAACTCTGCA GTATTGGAGGTTGGATGTGGAAATTCTCAGTTGTCTGAAGAACTTTACAGAGATGGAATTACTGAACTGACTTGCATTGATTTGTCATCCATTGCTGTTGAGAAGATGAAGCAGCGACTACTTTCTAAGGGCTATAAAG AAATTAAAGTGCTGGAAGCAGACATGTTAGACCTGCCTTTTGGAGACGAATGTTTTGATGTGGTTGTAGAGAAGGGAACCATG GATGTATTATTTGTCGACTCTGGAGATCCTTGGAATCCAGAACCTGCAACAGTGAGCAAGGTTATGGCAATGCTTGAAGGCATTCAAAGAGTTCTGAAACCCCATGGCATTTTCATCTCCATCACCTTTGGCCAG CCTCACTTCAGGCGTCCTTTCTTCAATGCTGCTGCATTTACCTGGTCAGTTGAATGGAGAACATTTGGTGATGGGTTTCATTATTTCTTCTATATCTTGAAGAAG TTCAATCCATCCCAATACGGGCATCAAACTAGAAATGATCTGCAATTCGGATTGGCATCAAGGTTCGCATTTACCCTAATTGGAGGAGAGAAGATGGGAAAAGAGTGCTGGGCCCTAAAGCCTTGCATTAAGATCAACAAACCTACCCCGTGA
- the LOC105169602 gene encoding methyltransferase-like protein 13 isoform X2 — protein sequence MDLSEAQKPDVAPATASAYLDPNYWDRRFEQEEHYEWFKDYSYFRHLILQYVKPNSAVLEVGCGNSQLSEELYRDGITELTCIDLSSIAVEKMKQRLLSKGYKEIKVLEADMLDLPFGDECFDVVVEKGTMDVLFVDSGDPWNPEPATVSKVMAMLEGIQRVLKPHGIFISITFGQPHFRRPFFNAAAFTWSVEWRTFGDGFHYFFYILKKGERASDDAEHAAKIDMPSINLFHEELDSEDYLFRTDLDEL from the exons ATGGATTTATCAGAGGCCCAGAAACCGGACGTCGCTCCGGCCACTGCTTCCGCATACCTCGATCCCAATTACTG GGATCGGAGGTTTGAGCAAGAAGAGCATTACGAGTGGTTCAAAGACTATTCTTATTTCCGTCACCTCATTCTTCAATACGTTAAACCCAACTCTGCA GTATTGGAGGTTGGATGTGGAAATTCTCAGTTGTCTGAAGAACTTTACAGAGATGGAATTACTGAACTGACTTGCATTGATTTGTCATCCATTGCTGTTGAGAAGATGAAGCAGCGACTACTTTCTAAGGGCTATAAAG AAATTAAAGTGCTGGAAGCAGACATGTTAGACCTGCCTTTTGGAGACGAATGTTTTGATGTGGTTGTAGAGAAGGGAACCATG GATGTATTATTTGTCGACTCTGGAGATCCTTGGAATCCAGAACCTGCAACAGTGAGCAAGGTTATGGCAATGCTTGAAGGCATTCAAAGAGTTCTGAAACCCCATGGCATTTTCATCTCCATCACCTTTGGCCAG CCTCACTTCAGGCGTCCTTTCTTCAATGCTGCTGCATTTACCTGGTCAGTTGAATGGAGAACATTTGGTGATGGGTTTCATTATTTCTTCTATATCTTGAAGAAG GGCGAAAGGGCATCAGATGATGCTGAACATGCTGCAAAGATTGACATGCCATCTATAAATCTTTTCCATGAGGAATTAGACAGTGAAGACTATTTATTTCGTACAGATCTGGATGAGTTGTGA